cactgcttttgcagaggtgctcagaatacaacagcttagaagcatatacgtatacagatatacaacatatccctccaaactgccaatatcccaaacccctcctttaaagtgcaggcattgtacttcccatttccaggattcaagtccgactatatgaacataaccggtttccctgaatcccttcactaaatattaccctgctcacactccaacagatcatcaggtcccaagtatcattcgtctccattcactcctatctaacacgctcatgcacgcttgctggaagtccaagcacctcacccacaaaacctcctttaccccctctttccaaccctttcgaggacgacccctacccctctttccttcccctatagatttatatgctttccatgtcattctactttgatccattctctcgaaatgaccaaaccacctcaacaacccctcttctgccctctgactaatgcttttattaactccacaccttctcctaatttccacactccgaattttctgcataatatttacaccacacattgcccttagacaggacatctccactgcctccaaccgtctcctcgctgctgcatttaccacccaagcttcacatccatataagagtgttggtactactatactttcatacattcccttctttgcctccatagataacgttttttgactccacatatacctcaatgcaccactcagcttttttccctcatcaattctatgattaacttcatccttcataaatccatccgccgacacttcaactcccaagtatctgattattattataatcaaaaagaagtgctaagccacaaggactatacagctcccaagtatctgaaaacattcacttattccatactcctcctccccaatttgatatccaatttttctttatctaaatcatttgataccctcatcaccttactcttttctatgttcactttcaactttctacctttacacacattctcaaactcatccactaacctttgcaatttttctttagaatctcccataagcacagtatcatcagcaaaaagtaactgtgtcaattcccattttgaatttgattccccataatttaatcccacccctctcccaaacaccttagcatttacttcttttacaaccccatctataaatatattaaacaaccatggtgacattaaacatccctgtctaagacctacttttaccgggaagtattctccctctcttctacataccctaacctgagcctcactatcctcataaaagctctttacagcatttagtaacttaccacctattccatatacttgcaacatctgccacattgctcctctatccactctatcatatgccttttctaaatccataaatgcaataaaaacttccctacctttatctaaatactgttcatatatatgcttcaatgtaaacacttgatctacacatcccctacccactctgaagcctccttgctcatccgcaattctacattctgtcttacctctaattctttcaattataaccctaccgtatacttttcctggtatactcagtaaacttattcctctataatttttactatctcttttatcccctttccctttttataaagggactatacatgctctccgccaatccctaagtaccttcccctctttcatacatttattaaacaaaagtaccaaccactccaacactatatccccccctgcttttaacatttctgtcatgatcccatcagttccagctgctttaccccctttcatcctacgtaatgcctcacgtacctccaccacacttacattctgctcttcttcactcctaaaagatggtatacctccctggccagtgcatgaaattaccgcctccctttcttcctcaacatttaaaagttcctcaaaatattctcgccatctacctaatacctccctctccccatctactaactcccttactctgtttttaactgacaaatccatactttccctaggctttcttaacttgtttaactcactccaaaattttttcttattttcattaaaatttcttgacagtgcctctcccactctttcatctgctctccttttgcactctctcaccactctcttcacctttcttttactctccatatactctgctcttcttataacacttctgctttgtaaaaacctctcgtaagctacctttttctcttttgtcacaccctttacttcatcattccaccaatcactcctctttcctcctgcccccaccctcctataaccacaaacttctgccccacattctaatactgcatttttaaaactattccaaccctcttcaacccccccactactcatctctgcactagcccacctttctgccaatagtcgcttatatctcacccgaacttcctcctcccttagtttatacactttcacctccctcttacttgttgttgccaccttcctcttttcccatctacctcttactctaactgtagctacaactaaataatgatccgatatatcagttgcccctctataaacatgtacatcctggagcctacccatcaaccttttatccaccaatacataatctaacaaactactttcattacgtgctacatcatacctatttatcctctttttcataaaatatgtattacttattaccaaatttctttctacacatagctcaattaaaggctccccatttacatttacccctggcaccccaaatttacctactactccctccataacatttttacccattttagcattgaaatccccaaccaccattactctcacacttgattcaaaactccccacgcattcactcaacatttcccagaatctctctctctctccttaattGGTATGTCACCTTAATCATTGCAGAAATGTGTGAACATTATTTCTtcgtatatacatacccctctgggttttcttctattcgATTAATAGTTCTTTTTCTTGttcatttccttttatctccatagGGAAATGAAACAATTcttctctgtaagccatgtgtcataagaggtgactaaaatgctgggagcaaggggctagtaaccccttctcctgtatacattactaaatttaaaaagagaaacttttgtttctatttttaggtcatcctgcctcagtggaatacagctggttcgttgaaaaaaaaaaattacagtggaaccttgattttcatttttaattcgttccagagtcTGACAAAAACCAAATTCAAAGAAAactaaagcaatatttcccataaaaaaataatgtaaatccaattaatccactccagacatccaaaaatattaacaaaaaatacattttattgtgTTGCAGCTCTTTATTGGTTAGCTCTTCCttgtggtcgtccaccaactcttgcacatcctggccactcacatccaaccccatggacttccccaaagccacaatagattccacaacaggcatagggttgtcaagtttacactaacttatattaagttagtaatagaactaggcatcaaaaaaaacaataaaaagtacattcattacttacctgaaaatatttgtagtcttaatgtagggcaagaggtgagtagtacttatttgtagaaaATCAGATGTACATAGACAGTAGATGAAGGTATGTAGtctgcctgggctacatacctacatctGCTTACATAGCTACATGATATTTAATgcagcccagagccatattattaccttcaatataccatgttcactgaatttaatcatttctaacaaacTACCTGCAGaagccatcataaacaaagggagacgtaatgaataattcattccgggaattgtaaacaaaagtgttaTGCATtaaggaatccaccttgataatagactcaaatttcatacacatatacaacaaatttctaagaaaatttccaagactgtaggcatactatcgaagatacggtactatgctccacagtcagccctcctggccctatatcactctcttatttacccctatctcacctatggaatttgtgcatggggctcaacaacaagtaaccatctcagaccactaattacccaacaaaaggctgcagttagaatgataacaaattctcactataggcagcacactccaccaatattcaatacactaaacctactcaccatacaaaacatccatacttattactgcacctattacatacatagaacacttaactctgatattaaccctcccctcaaacatctccttgccaacctcaacagaacacatgaccataacacaaggcacagatcactctttgatgttcctcgtgtccatctcacactatgcaaaaactcaatgcacataaaaggccctaaaatctggaactcattacctgtaaatataaaagaaacactacctgtttataaattcaagtctcttctcaaagatcacttactcacccaaacccaaataaatactgaataactgaaccttataaattgtatatcttaaatgtttctcacaattatatcacataaatgttaaacctaaaacccaatctaactttattattttttaaatacactacctaacagaatactccattctactgaatgtacaacaatgcatacaaccatatgacctgtctttgtaatactcacttgtgctttatagtaatctgtttacattaaagttttatcactgatgtcatcattgcttagttcatcttaagttaattttaagccagcccgtaatgctatgcatagtataagtggctttggcatgctgctcttatctgtattttttgtacctctgtatgtgtgctcaaatttttaaataaataaataaataaaagggggGTGACTGGGCCAATGCAGATTAACACACATTTTCTCAGGTGCTGGACCACCCCtcttattttttatataattttgaagacaaTATTACAGATGgcttaatgaaaatgtctatattaatgtaaaataagacatttaaccctttgagggtcgacaggccctctccgaaactcgttctcagggtcggccaaatttaaaaaaaaaaaaaattattttctcttatgaaaagatagagaatcttttcccgttcataaagacaccaaaagtttgaaatttgatagaaaacttacggaattatgctctcgcaaagttagcggtctcggcgatgtttacgcatcggcgattttgcccactttgagccccattttcggccaatttcactgtactagtcgacaaaaaacatgaatatttcgctagaactccattttttctatcgaatggatgcaagaaaccactcatttatgaaattcaactatccagtacagtggtcagaatttagcaattttgccaatttcacacaaatttcaaaagatgccaatttccgaatagggtccagaataaacaagaaagacattcctggcactaaaatgacatttcctctagtcattagtcatgtctcaagtcccctcttatattcttttgctttccactttgaatttttattttcacaaaaaatataagatttactgttatgcagactactgcattagtgtaaaaaatggtataaatattattggtgcacttgtgaaagaatattagactcaccagttgacgtgtattgcacgcttggcacgatttgtttacttttgaagtttggtaaaaatcgaacatttttgctactttgagctcaatttcaaggcacctttctttgtaaaaccagtcaaaatcatctcaatttctgtaatatgtcttccattctataaaatgagaccaagaaaactagaatacaacaataaataccatacgaaaatacactgcaaagtcgctgatttattcaaaaaaaatggtcaaagttttttttttctcattatgcactgtgtgctgcaggattttttttagactgtgcacactgaccacatagacccattctttcatatgaaggcctaccagcttcctcccactagatttgaggccgctagaatttatgagtactagtacgtcaaaaacccctactcgtaaaacgtactagtacgacgaaaaccctcaaagggttaatgtgcccaagagtgattattacatATTAGTGTTATTACTATGGtgttaagactagagggacactcttagtgattttaatgtgtacccgCACGAAAACCAAGGTGACAGATGAAAACTGGGACAATACATACTTTGAGGAAAAAAATTGTCAAAACCCGAATTcgatgaaaaccagggcaaacgaaaaccaaggttccactgtatttctttagaAGAAAATATAATCTCCTTTTAAATAAATCCTATCTTGGATTTCATAATCATGAAATAAGAGCACAAACAAAGCAACACTTAAAAGGTCAAATTTAAGCACCATGAACCCTCGCTTACTGAGTTTATCTGTCCTAATAGAGCATTTGTTTTTGTACGCATTAGAGTACTAATGTCAATATCCACATGAtctaaacaacaacaaacattatATATTCATTATTCTTGGTTATGTTAATTTTACCTATACCCTGTAGTATATAGCTaaccattaataaaaaaaaaatcatctcaGTCTGTAGCACTGGTAACTCCATTCTATGTTTAAAGTGGATGGTAGGCTGCATTATCAAACATGGCAGAAATACGACATTCAATTGGAAAACTCATTAAATCATTAAATTACAAAACTATAATGATATACTCTAATTTTGTTCTAGATGTTTATGAGTTAAGTCTGAGAATATagtgaatttaataatacatatacACTACTGCACATGCATTATGTGCGGTGTTCACTGTATAGAAAGGATAACTCCAAAGCAAAAGCACAATACAATTATATTACCATACAGTATTACTGTAATATTAACTAAGGCAATAATTTAAAAACAAGGGTGTTAACAACACCTATATCTTAAGGAAATTtcactaaattattattatcacaagATAATGTGCACTATCAGGGTTATATTCAAATGCACTGCATTAGACAGGTAGAGTAGTGGAGCAGTTGTCCATGGAAGCACTACCATGAGGGAAGTAAAAGCAGTCACCATTTTCTCTTTCTCTACTGTTAAGTCTTTTACTACACACAGTTTacagtgacttttttttttttttttcattttttctacCATTACACTGTCTTTTcaattcacattgtttttccaacTGTTTCTGTCCTCTTGTACCTTCTCATTTATCTTCACTTGCCAAGAGGGATGTCTCATTGTTTCAACTTCATCTTGCTTTTTCTAAAACTGCTGAACACTAATATAGAGTTCTCTGACACATTTGTCAGGTTCTTCTTCAAGAGAATTTTTAACACTTAACAGGTTCTTTGAAATGTGAGGGGAAAGGATCCTGCATATATCCATCCCATCATGGATGGGAAGTTCCCAGGATGAAAAAGGCATAATAGGTATGCTGCAGCAGGATTTGGACAAAGGTAAGTAGTTGTAAGATAAAGTTAAAAGTTAAGGTTTATGCTATCATTAGATCTCAATGGAAGAGCAAAAATTTCCCAATACAGTATGTATAACTGTATATCTTCATCCCCAAATAGAAAAACAAAGAATAAAATTGAATATGTAGTAGATACACAATGCTAAAATTATCTAAGATCATAATAACATATACTActatatgtaataaaataattcTATTACTAATTGAATCTTCATAAATTTTACATACACTAAAATATCACAACGCTGAGATCAACGAAGTCTAATATTATGAATATTACAAAAAGTAatttacagtagaccgtcatttagcacgagtttatttggcatgatttgggtatagcacgattgaagaattgcggcgtAATTTTATGTAACACATTGTAAGAtgaatttaacacggttcagtttgtgggaaggaaaaaaacttcccttttcctcaagccaccaccttgttgtggttcagctggggagacctcctGCCATCCCAAgccaccccccaacaccaccccaccatcaaagcattcgtacttcatacatgtccagtccaacttctctgctacaagcttgtgattgtgaactgtgttttgatcttttaattgctatatcttgtatctgccaagcaatcatgacacccagtaagcATATCAGTGTTtctcaaagtggcaagaaaaggtgtaagcatttaagtcttagaattaatgaaggaaacaaagatattagacaagacatcctgtggccataatgaagtgttactttgtacacataaaaaagaggtaaacataagtttgtgtgactgactgacttactgactgaatgactgacttactgaatgacttgactgacttactgaatgacatactgaatcacttgactgacttattgaatctgactgacttattgaatcacttgactgacttactgaacgacttgactgacttactgaatgacttgactgatttactgaacgacttgactgacttactgaacgacttgactgacttactgaacgacttgactgacttactgaatgacttgactgacttactgaatgacttgactgacttactgagtcacttgagacttactgaatgacttgactgacttactgagtcacttgagacttactgaatcacttgactgacttactgaatgacttggctgacttactgaatcacttgattgaatgacttaaagttagacactccagtacaaccatcaacttcaataCCAGAACCTATactatccacctcagcccagtagggccacagcataactctccactctcttcacaatcatccacaaacacaatcacccacaatttaaggtaagaaatactattatttctgttacatgtgtagtcttaagcagtaaaaacaacacaatacatcataacaatgaactacaattacattttcacttttatttttgtaagatgtggaggcctaaaaaaagttgtttggcttttttggggcactcaggaacgtaaccctatttttcctgtaaattcttcagttcatctaacatggtttttacctaacacggtattttcaggaatgtaactaccatgTTAAATGAGGTCTACTGTATTaaaatcacagaaaagaaaaattATGCACAAATAAGGGAATTAAAACTAAGCTCACATTTTATAGTTCCTTGTTTTGCTCAGTATCAAGAGGTCTTCTTGGCCAGTATTTTTTCTCTTGAAGTTTAGTACTTGATGCATACAATTTTTGAAGTTTATCATGAGTTGGTTTGATATTTAAAGAAATCCATTCTTTGACCGTATACTCATCATATACATCTGCCAAGGCTGTTTCTGCATCGGTCATTAATTTGGTGAAGTCAAACAAGAGCATTGAGAGATCCTGAAGACCTTGTTCAACATGTTGTGGACTAGCAAAGTTATTCTCTATGTTATAATCTGAAACCCATCCAGTTACATGAGGATTATGTAGCATGGTATCAATGTCCCTCTTTAAAATGAAAAGCTTCTGTGATACTTCATATACTGCACTACCTGGAAAGTCACACTTGTTAGGATATTCCATATACTGCAGATCTAAGTTTATAAATGAGTTACATTTGAGGACATCTCCAACTCGAGCCAAGGCACCATGATCTGCTTTCCTCTCAGAGATGTACATCAGATTCACTGCTAATGACGGAATAGCCTGGGGAAAAAGTTCACAGAGCACTGCAAAATGATCAAATCTTTGCCAGCCTGTCAATACAATGCCTCGAAAAGGAATCGTATTTTTATACATATCAAAAATTTCCATCCATTCTTTATGGTTACTAAGACGATCATTAATATTGGTTATGTAACTTTCAGGATTAGCAGCACCTTTGAAAGCACTAGCAATCCATACACCACTGAACACTGATGAATATTTTTCCCAAATGTCTGAGTGCAGATCAACCATAATGCCAGTACTGTACTTCCATACCATGATTTCCAACAACTGACCTACTTGAGAGTCTTGAATAGCCCTCAGTGGAATTTTTCGGAATTCATCATCCCACATTATGGGCTGTATATCATAATTATCTTTGACATATTTGGCAACTTTCTTTACATGGTgtaaaaataagtcactttttccAAACTGTTGATGAAGGAGGTACTGCTGGCATCTGGTACATTCTCCAAGATTATATACTTCATCTGAACCAATGTGTAACCAATCAATTCCTGGATGCATCTCCAGAATCTGATCAATCATCATTTTAATAAGTGATAATGTTTTATTGTTAGTTGGACAAATAACTTGAGGATAGTTTGGCACCTCACGTAGTTCTGAGAATTCTTTAAGTTTCAGAACATGTTCCATGTGACCAAATGTTTGCACAAGAGGAATGACCTCGAGACTATTTCTCTTTGCAATTTCTATAATATCTGCAATATCACCTTTAGCATATGCATTTTCAGCTGATAGAAATTCAAGCTTACCCCAGTATGGAAACATGTCTTCATATTCTAAAAGCAATCCTGTGGCACCAAATGAATGCAAAAGTGGAAACAGTTTTTTAAGATACTCAATTTTAGGTGGTGCACCTTTTAAATCCAAGTGTACTATTCTATGCTTTAGCTGATTTTCCATCACAACACTTTTCCGTATGGCTGTGTCTTGTTCTTCCAAATCATTAACTCTTCCTAATCCATCCAAAAGGCTTGGTTTTTTGTGCAAAATAATTCCCACTGGGTCATGATCCATTTTGCGCTTAAGCTCCTTATGGACTGACATCTTTTTGATGTTAGCCATGATTCTATTCTCATATTCCTTTTGTTTCTTAAGGTGTTCTGGGCTCTGAGTCAGAAGATCAGGAGAGTCATCTCGAGCAGATTTTGACCGGGCTTGTTCTGTTCCTGGTTCTAATTCAAAGCTTTTTGACCCATCCAAAGGGCCAGATATTTTGTATAACATGAGTATTATTAACAAAGTAAATCCAATAACAGATAATAGTCTTGCATTTCTTCTTGGGAACATTTTTAGAGCAATCATTTCCAACACAACCAACTGAACAAATTTTACTTTTCAAGTAAATGAGCTTCTGTTCACCATATATGTTAAAGAAGTTCTTTTCTTTAAGAATTCAATTTAAAAAGTAGAAACTTACTTTTCATAACTACCACACCTTTTTGTAcaaatcgagagagagagagttgggtgcatgcacacacacactgatcttCATAGATATAATGGGAAAACACTAGCAAATATAATTTATACTGCACAGTATACAAGACAACTTGTAAAATTAATGTTGGTTTTtcatacaaatattttttttttttaaactattaACCCTTTCTTTTGTGTATACACAGTCAGTTATTACAATTTAGTGCAAAATCATCTTCATTGCAACTTGAAATGATCTTCCCCACAACTCCTTATGATGTTTGTACTGAAAAGAAACATTTCATTATTTTCATATTCAATGAATCAATCCCTATCTTATAGCACATCAGCTTAGTAATATAAATGTTTATTCTCTATATTTATATAGTTTTAGGTTCAGGTTTTGACATAGTTTTCACTTTAATTTACATGAGGGCCACCACTTGTAGTAACATTTTCAGGGATAGTAAGCCTGTAGCTTACAAAGGGGTTTCCTTTGTCTCTGATTTTTCATGTGCATTTTAAACTTTTTTACATTCACTGAAAAAATCTGACAGAGCATGGAAAATCATCCTGCAGATAAGCCTATTCACTTGCCAGGAAGTGACAAGAGTGACAATTTTGGGGGATATTTTATCTTCAGAAGCACAAAACCTACATGGGTCATTCAGCATAAGGACTGGAGGCTCAATTCTACACCTGGCTATTTGTCTTAATCAGCAAGTCTGTCGGCGATCCTCAGGAGTGATAAGCTTTCTAATATAACTGATCTCATAAGAGATACTCAAGATGCTGAATAAGACTATTAATTCAGAGGTCTACCTAATTttgaaattttaatttttaatgtgATACACACATGAATGGCAACAACtatacaccactacacacacacaccccactacagccccccactacacacacacacacaccccactacacacacacacacacacacaccccactacacacacacacacacacacacacacaccccactacacccccccactacacacacacccccactacacccccccactacacacacacaccccactacacacacaccccactacacacacacaccccccactacacacacacacacacacacacgcacaccccactACATGCacaccccactacacacacatgcacaccccactacacacacatgcacaccccactacacacacacatgcacaccccactacacacacacactcaccc
This genomic stretch from Cherax quadricarinatus isolate ZL_2023a chromosome 22, ASM3850222v1, whole genome shotgun sequence harbors:
- the LOC128706378 gene encoding hexosaminidase D-like, with product MIALKMFPRRNARLLSVIGFTLLIILMLYKISGPLDGSKSFELEPGTEQARSKSARDDSPDLLTQSPEHLKKQKEYENRIMANIKKMSVHKELKRKMDHDPVGIILHKKPSLLDGLGRVNDLEEQDTAIRKSVVMENQLKHRIVHLDLKGAPPKIEYLKKLFPLLHSFGATGLLLEYEDMFPYWGKLEFLSAENAYAKGDIADIIEIAKRNSLEVIPLVQTFGHMEHVLKLKEFSELREVPNYPQVICPTNNKTLSLIKMMIDQILEMHPGIDWLHIGSDEVYNLGECTRCQQYLLHQQFGKSDLFLHHVKKVAKYVKDNYDIQPIMWDDEFRKIPLRAIQDSQVGQLLEIMVWKYSTGIMVDLHSDIWEKYSSVFSGVWIASAFKGAANPESYITNINDRLSNHKEWMEIFDMYKNTIPFRGIVLTGWQRFDHFAVLCELFPQAIPSLAVNLMYISERKADHGALARVGDVLKCNSFINLDLQYMEYPNKCDFPGSAVYEVSQKLFILKRDIDTMLHNPHVTGWVSDYNIENNFASPQHVEQGLQDLSMLLFDFTKLMTDAETALADVYDEYTVKEWISLNIKPTHDKLQKLYASSTKLQEKKYWPRRPLDTEQNKEL